CTTTAACATgaccagtgttgcttcatggtggCGAGTAGTGCTTCATCAtggccagtgttgcttcatggtggCCAGTAGTGCTTCAACATGGCCAGTGTTACTTCATGGTAGCCAGTAGTGCTTCAACATGACCAGTGTTGCTTGATGGTGGCCAGTAGTGCTTCAACATGGCCAGTGTTGCTTCATTGTAGCCAGTAGTGCTTTAACATGACCAGTGTTGCTTCACGGTGGCCAGTAGTGCTTCATCAtggccagtgttgcttcatggtggccagtagtgcttctacatgaccagtgttgcttcatggtggccagtagtgcttcaacatggccagtgttgcttcatggtggccagtagtgcttcatcatggccagtgttgcttcatggtggccagtagtgcttctacatgaccagtgttgcttcatgttggCCAGAAGTGCTTCTACATgaccagtgttgcttcatggtggccagtagtgcttctacatgaccagtgttgcttcatggtggccagtagtgcttcaacatggccagtgttgcttcatggtggccagtagtgcttcatcatggccagtgttgcttcatggtggccagtagtgcttcaacatgaccagtgttgcttcatggtggccagtagtgcttcaacatgaccagtgttgcttcatggtaGCCAGTAATGCTTCAACAtggccagtgttgcttcatggtggCCATTAGTGCTTCAACAtggccagtgttgcttcatggtaGCCAGTAATGCTTCAACAtggccagtgttgcttcatggtggccagtagtgcttctacatgaccagtgttgcttcatggtaGCCAGTAATGCTTCAATAtggccagtgttgcttcatggtggCCATTAGTGCTTCAACATgaccagtgttgcttcatggtggccagtagtgcttcattatggccagtgttgcttcatggtggccagtagtgcttcaacatgaccagtgttgcttgatggtggccagtagtgcttcaacatggccagtgttgcttcatggtggCCAATAGTGCTTCAACATgaccagtgttgcttcatggtggccagtagtgcttcaacatgaccagtgttgcttcatggtggCCAGTAGTGCTTCATCATGGCCAATGTTGCTTCATGGTAGCCAGTAGTGCTTCAACATgaccagtgttgcttcatggtggccagtagtgcttcaacataaccagtgttgcttcatggtggccagtagtgcttcatcatggccagtgttgcttcatggtagccagtagtgcttcaacatgaccagtgttgcttcatggtggccagtagtgcttcaacatgaccagtgttgcttcatggtggccagtagtgcttcatcatggccagtgttgcttcatggtagccagtagtgcttcaacatggccagtgttgcttcatggtggccagtagtgcttcatcatggccagtgttgcttcatggtggTCAGTATTGCTTCAACATgaccagtgttgcttcatggtggccagtagtgcttcatcatggccagtgttgcttcatggtaGCCAGTAGTGCTTCAACATGACCAGTGTTGCTTCGTGGTGGCCAGTACTGCTTCAACATgaccagtgttgcttcatggtggccagtagtgcttcatcatggccagtgttgcttcatggtagccagtagtgcttcaacatggccagtgttgcttcatggtagccagtagtgcttcaacatgaccagtgttgcttcatggtggccagtagtgcttcatcatggccagtgttgcttcatggtggCTAGTAGTGCTTCATCAtggccagtgttgcttcatggtggCCAGTAGTGCTTCAACATGGCCAGTGTTGCTTCAACATAGCCAGTGTTGCTTCGTGGTGGCCAGTAGTGCTTCAACAtggccagtgttgcttcatggtggccagtagtgcttcaacatggccagtgttgcttcaacatggccagtgttgcttcaacatggccagtgttgcttcatagtggccagtagtgcttcaacatggccagtgttgcttcaacatggccagtgttgcttcaacatggccagtgttgcttcatggtggccagtagtgcttcaacatggccagtgttgcttcaacatggccagtgttgcttcaacatggccagtgttgcttcatggtggCCAGTAGTGCTTCAACATATGTTGATGCAAGATAAATGAACATTAACTAGCCAGTTTAACGAAATTTAGAATATTTTATACTGTATTAAATATTTTGTATAGTTTATATTATGTTCCAGAAATAAATCATGATGATCATTGATTTTTTACTGCAAcgataatgaggaggaggagcaggagatgcagcagcagcagcagcagcagcagcagcagcagcagcagcagcagcaacagcagcagcagcagcagcagcaacagcagcagcagcagcagcagaagcagcagcagcaacagcagcagcagcagcagcagcagcagcagcagcagcagcagcagcaacagcagcagcagcagcagcagaagcagcagcagcaacagcagcagcagcagcagcagcagcagcagcagcaacagcagcagcaaacgcggcagcagcggcagcggcggcgacagcggcagcagcagcagcagcggcagcggcggcgcagcagcggcagcggcagcgaagcggcggcagcagcaggctTGGCAGCGGCACGGCGAAGCTGGCGCAGCAACGGCAAAGCAGCAACAGGCAGCGGCAGCAAGCAGCGCGCGGCGgcaagcagcagcagaggcagcacagcggcggcagcaacaggcggcagcagcagcagcggcagcagcttgGCTTGGCAGCTGGCAAGCagcggcggcggctgcggcggcagcagcagcggcgcagcagctgcagcaacgcGGCAGCACGCAGCGgcaagcagcagcggcagcagcaacagcacggcagcggcagcacagcagcaggcagcagcaacggCGGCTGCGCTGgcggccgcagcagcagcagcagcggcggcaagcAGCACAGCAGCGCAGCAGCGGCAGCTGCTGCGGCGGCAGCAACGGCCGCagcggcgcagcagcagcagcagcagcagcagcaacagcagcagctgcagcagcagcagcagcaacagcagcagcagcagcagcagcagcagcaacaacaacagcagcagcagcagcagcagcagcagcagcagcaacaccaacagcagcagcagcagcagcagcagcagcagcagcagcagcagcagcagcagcagcagcagcagcagcagcaacagcagcagcagcagcagcagcagcagcagcagcagcagcagcagcagcagcagcagcagcagcaacagcagcagcagcagcagcagcagcagcagcagcagcagcagcagcagcagcagcagcagcagcaacaacagcagcagcagcagcagcagcagcagcagcagcagcagcaacaacagcagcagcagcagcagcagcagcaacaacagcagcagcagcagcagcagcagcagcagcagcagcagcaacagcagcagcagctgcagcagcagcagcagcagcagcagcaacagcagcagcagcagcagcagcagcagcagctgcagcagcagcagcagcagcaacaacaacagcagcagcagcagcagcagcagcagcaacaacaacagcagcagctgcagcagcagcagcagcagcagcagcaacagcagcagcagctgcagcagcagcagcagcagcagcaacaacagcagcatcagcagcaggagcagcagcagcagcagcagcagcagcaacaacagcagcagcagcaacaacagcagcagcagcagcagatgttcATGTCTTTTATGACTGATACAACACTGTAATTAACTATCCTTGATTTCATATTTGAGAGGCTGAGAACTCTAGGGATAATTTTTAACATGTCATTCACAAGAGTGTGATGGCAGCTACCTGTACTTTGTTATCTATGAATGTCTCCGTTATTGCGGACGGTATATCCAGAGGGTGGCCCGGTTCAtggcccggtccatggccaggcctcgGTTGTTTATATACATAGATAATTAATAACTGACTGTTTTCCTCTTTAATACCTAGATTTGGTATCGCATCATTTGTCATTTCAACAGTTATGTGCAGCGAAATGTATTCTACTCGTCCATGTGACCTGTTCACTGtgtcacatctatacatgttgcAATTCTTTTACTCATAACCCTGGTATGTAATATGTAAATGGTGCAAACAAAGTGTTTAATTTGATtgtcattttcattattttcaaATCCTAAATGTTGACAAAGAGGAAGGAGAATTTGCCATTCGGGATGCGTGGGTTTGGTGTGGGGTTTTGTTAGTACCACCGGTACTGTACCACCGGTACTGTACCACCGGTACTGTACCACCGGTACTGTACCACccgtactgtaccaccagtactgtaccaccggtactgtaccaccagtactgtaccaccggTACTGTACCACCGGTACTGTACCACCCGTACTGTACCACCCGTACTGTACCACCGGTACTGTACCACccgtactgtaccaccagtactgtaccacccgTACTGTACCACCGGTACTGTACCACCGGTACTGTACCACCCGTACTGTACCACCCGTACTGTACCACCCGTACTGTACCACCGGTACTGTACCACccgtactgtaccaccagtactgtaccaccggTACTGTACCACCGGTACTGTACCAC
This region of Cherax quadricarinatus isolate ZL_2023a chromosome 6, ASM3850222v1, whole genome shotgun sequence genomic DNA includes:
- the LOC138855531 gene encoding LOW QUALITY PROTEIN: putative mediator of RNA polymerase II transcription subunit 26 (The sequence of the model RefSeq protein was modified relative to this genomic sequence to represent the inferred CDS: inserted 1 base in 1 codon; deleted 1 base in 1 codon), with the translated sequence MGVTGVTGVTGVTGVTGVTGVNIVSGGGGLREHKKGKTEAARRKRSKKQKRRKIVGTGEEEDCGNRRGGRLWEQERRKIEEQEMQQQQQQQQQQQQQQQQQQQQQQQQQQQQQQQKQQQQQQQQQQQQQQQQQQQQQQQQQQQKQQQQQQQQQQQQQQQQQQQQTRQQRQRRRQRQQQQQRQRNRQRQQAARGGKQQQRQHSGGSNRRQQQQRQQLGLAAGKQRRRLRRQQQRRSSCSNAAARSGKQQRQQQQHGSGSTAAGSSNGGCAGGRSSSSSGGKQHSSAAAAAAAAAATAAAAQQQQQQQQQQQQLQQQQQQQQQQQQQQQQQQQXAAAAAAAAAATPTAAAAAAAAAAAAAAAAAAAAAAATAAAAAAAAAAAAAAAAAAAAATAAAAAAAAAAAAAAAAAAAAATTAAAAAAAAAAAAATTAAAAAAQQQQQQQQQQQQQQQQQQQQQLQQQQQQQQQQQQQQQQQQQLQQQQQQQQQQQQQQQQQQQQQQQQLQQQQQQQQQQQQQLQQQQQQQQQQQHQQQEQQQQQQQQQQQQQQQQQQQQQQMFMSFMTDTTL